The sequence TTTAGTTCCATAAGGGTCTGGTTGTCGCCGGGGATATATACCGGTTCTGGATGGGGCGGGCGCTCCGGGCGCTGCGCCATGCGCCACATCCGGCAGTCGGGGTGGTGATATAAAATACAATACTTATTGCATCCTTGATGAATATCTTTAAATTAAATAGTACTCATTGATACGTTTTATATAGCTGATATTACAGAAACGGAGGTACCTGCACCCTCCGTGTGGGAGGAGACCACATAGCAGGGTCCACAGGTTTCAATCACCTCCTCTCGAAACGCGGCTACTGGACCGCCGGAGGGGCCGCGAAGCCGGTAGTCTATCTGCCCCAGGTCATCCTCGCAGTCCTGCCGGGAGCCGCGTTCGGTGCGGCATCCGGGGCTGTCTTTCCAGCGGCCTTCTCTATCGACACGCTCGCTGCCGATGCTGGCGCCTAATCCTGAAACGGCCATGAGGCTTGCACACACGAAAATCAGTGTTTTTGATGCAGGAGACGAGTATGCCGGATCGGGTTGTTCCCCGGCGGTGGACCATGGCGCGGTTGAACTGAGGGAACCTCCTGTTGCCCAAACCCGGGAGGTCTCATGAATCGGAGTGTGGAGATGACATACAGAGACATTGACTGGAATACCGTCTGGAAAGACCTCTACGAGAAGAATGCAGAGTGCCGGGGGAGCGGGGAATGCGCCTCGATCTGGGAATCACGTGAGAAAGCACTCGATTTTCTGAATCAATCACGGGAGAACCCGGATAGGATCCGCCATATTATCGACGGGCTCCCGCTCAGGGCCGAATCGGCGGTGCTGGATATCGGCGCCGGACCCGGAACGCTTGCCGTCCCCCTTGCGGGCCGGGTTGCCCGTGTGACCGCCGTCGAACCAGCGGCAGGCATGGTGGAGGTTATGGAGGAGTACGCGGCAGAGGAGGGTGTATCAAACCTCTCGATCGTGCGGAAACGCTGGGAGGATGTCGATCCGGCGGCCGACCTGAATGGTCCCTACGACATTGTGATGGCCTCGTACTCGCTCGGGATGCCGGATATCAGAACAGCGATCGAGAAGATGTGTAAGGCGTCCTCGGGACGGGTCTACCTCTTCTGGTTTGCCGGGACGACAACCTGGGAGCAGGGGATGCTCGACCTCTGGCCGGGCCTGCACGGGAAGGAATACCAGCGGGGGCCGAAGGTCGACGTCCTCTGGAACGTCCTCTACGCGATGGGGATCTGCCCGAACGTGGAGACGGTGCGGATGGAGCATACCCGCAGGTTCCCGGATATCGACGCAGCAGTTGCCGAGTATGGGAAGCAGTACAGGGTCAGGACCCCTGCACAGGAGAGAATGCTCAGGGATTACCTCGCCGGTATGCTCTCGGAGAACGGCGACGACCTGGTGCTCTCCGGCATGACGACGCGGGTGAAGATCTGGTGGGAGGTGGACGGGTGCCGGTGAGAGAGGGCGCCCGCCGATCCGGGTACAGGGTGTTGAGTGGTTGTAGAAGAGTATGAGGATGTGAACATAGTATGAAGATTACCATCTGTGGCAAGGGAGGCAGCGGGAAGAGCAGCGTTGCCGCGCTGCTTGCCCGCGAGTATGCACGGAGGAACCGTGCGGTACTGGTCGTCGACACCGACGAATCGAACCTCGGGCTGCACCGTCTTCTCGGGACGGACGCCCCTCCTGACCTTATGGATTACTTCGGGGGCAAGAGAGCAGTGACAGAGAAGATCATGGCTGCGATGCCGGACCCGTCGTCCGTGGACCTGGTGGGGGAGACCTGGACCATCGACGCGATTCCCGGCGACTATGTCGCACGGGAAAACGGGGTCAGGCTCGTTGCCATTGGGAAGATCCATGACGCCGGGGAGGGGTGCGCCTGCCCGATGGGGATGCTCGCCCGCCAGTTCCTCGACCACCTCGACCTCGGGGATGACGATGTCGTCATCGCCGATACGGAGGCCGGGATCGAACACTTCGGCCGGGGTGTAGACCAGGGGGCCGACGTGGTCCTCATGGTCGTGGACCCGTCGTTTGAGTCGCTCCGGCTCGCGGAGAAGGTCGGGGATATGGCAGCACGGATCGGCGTTCCGCTCTACTACATCTTAAACAGGGTCGACCTCTTCTCGGCCGCCCGGTTGCGCCGGAGCATGCCCGAATCCTCGCGGATCGCCTGCGAGATCCCGCCGGACCCCGCGATCCTTGCCGCGGGCCTCGACGGCCGGGCGCTGGAACAGAGCCATCCCGGGATCGTCACGCTCGCGGATACGCTGGACGCCACCTGGAGGGGAGGAGCATGATTCTCAGGCCCGGGCAGCGGGAGCAGGTACTCCCGCTCCCGGTTACGCTCATCTCGACGGTCTCTGACGACGGCACGAAAAACGTCGCCCCCTGGTCGAACATAACCCCGATCCTCAGGCCCCTGGACGAGATCGTCCTGGCATCCTGGATAAAGCGCGACACCCTCGAAAACATCCGCGCCACAGGCGA is a genomic window of Methanoculleus bourgensis MS2 containing:
- a CDS encoding class I SAM-dependent methyltransferase — its product is MTYRDIDWNTVWKDLYEKNAECRGSGECASIWESREKALDFLNQSRENPDRIRHIIDGLPLRAESAVLDIGAGPGTLAVPLAGRVARVTAVEPAAGMVEVMEEYAAEEGVSNLSIVRKRWEDVDPAADLNGPYDIVMASYSLGMPDIRTAIEKMCKASSGRVYLFWFAGTTTWEQGMLDLWPGLHGKEYQRGPKVDVLWNVLYAMGICPNVETVRMEHTRRFPDIDAAVAEYGKQYRVRTPAQERMLRDYLAGMLSENGDDLVLSGMTTRVKIWWEVDGCR
- a CDS encoding ATP-binding protein; this translates as MKITICGKGGSGKSSVAALLAREYARRNRAVLVVDTDESNLGLHRLLGTDAPPDLMDYFGGKRAVTEKIMAAMPDPSSVDLVGETWTIDAIPGDYVARENGVRLVAIGKIHDAGEGCACPMGMLARQFLDHLDLGDDDVVIADTEAGIEHFGRGVDQGADVVLMVVDPSFESLRLAEKVGDMAARIGVPLYYILNRVDLFSAARLRRSMPESSRIACEIPPDPAILAAGLDGRALEQSHPGIVTLADTLDATWRGGA